Proteins from one Rosa chinensis cultivar Old Blush chromosome 7, RchiOBHm-V2, whole genome shotgun sequence genomic window:
- the LOC112176657 gene encoding stromal 70 kDa heat shock-related protein, chloroplastic: protein MACSAQINALGTPPGASLPRTLFLGQRLGQAAPLRGFVTLRSNGAARRAGPLRIVNEKVVGIDLGTTNSAVGAMEGGKPTIVTNAEGQRTTPSVVAYTKSGDRLVGQIAKRQAVVNPENTFFSVKRFIGRKMSEVDEESKQVSYKVVRDENGNVKLDCPAIGKQFAAEEISAQVLRKLVDDASKFLNDKVTKAVVTVPAYFNDSQRTATKDAGRIAGLDVLRIINEPTAASLAYGFEKKNNETILVFDLGGGTFDVSVLEVGDGVFEVLSTSGDTHLGGDDFDKRIVDWLAAEFKRDEGIDLLKDKQALQRLTETAEKAKMELSSLTQTNISLPFITATADGPKHIETTLTRVKFEELCSDLLDRLKTPVETSLRDAKLSFKDLDEVILVGGSTRIPAVQELVRNLTGKEPNVTVNPDEVVALGAAVQAGVLAGDVSDIVLLDVTPLSLGLETLGGVMTKIIPRNTTLPTSKSEVFSTAADGQTSVEINVLQGEREFVRDNKSLGSFRLDGIPPAPRGVPQIEVKFDIDANGILSVYAVDKGTGKKQDITITGASTLPNDEVQRMVNEAEKFAKEDKEKRDAIDTKNQADSVVYQTEKQLKELGDKVPAPVKEKVEAKLGELKEAISGGSTQAIKDAMAALNQEVMQLGQSLYNQPGAPGTGPTAPGAEAGPGPSESSSSSGKGPEGDVIDADFTDSK from the exons ATGGCGTGCTCTGCTCAAATCAACGCCCTGGGCACTCCCCCGGGTGCTTCACTCCCAAGGACGCTGTTTTTAGGTCAGAGATTGGGACAAGCGGCGCCGTTGCGGGGCTTCGTCACCCTACGATCCAACGGCGCTGCTCGAAGGGCGGGACCGCTCCGCATAGTAAACGAGAAAGTTGTGGGGATCGATTTGGGGACGACTAACTCCGCCGTTGGTGCTATGGAGGGTGGTAAGCCCACCATAGTGACCAATGCTGAGGGCCAGAGAACCACGCCGTCCGTCGTCGCTTACACGAAGAGCGGCGATAGGCTCGTCGGTCAGATCGCAAAACGACAGGCCGTTGTGAACCCGGAGAACACCTTCTTTTCGGTGAAGAGGTTTATTGGGAGGAAGATGTCTGAGGTTGACGAAGAGTCTAAGCAGGTCTCCTACAAGGTTGTTAGGGATGAGAATGGGAATGTTAAGCTTGATTGTCCTGCTATTGGCAAACAGTTCGCCGCCGAAGAAATCTCTGCTCAG GTTTTGAGAAAGCTTGTGGACGACGCTTCAAAGTTTTTGAATGATAAAGTCACCAAAGCTGTGGTTACTGTGCCTGCTTACTTTAATGATTCTCAAAGAACTGCTACCAAAGATGCTGGCCGTATTGCTGGGTTGGATGTTCTGAGGATCATTAATGAACCTACTGCTGCTTCCTTAGCATATGGTTTTGAAAAGAAGAACAATGAAACTATCTTAGTATTTGACCTTGGTGGTGGTACTTTTGATGTCTCAG TGTTGGAGGTCGGTGATGGAGTGTTTGAAGTGCTATCTACTTCTGGAGATACGCATTTGGGTGGTGATGATTTTGATAAG AGGATTGTGGATTGGCTTGCTGCGGAATTCAAAAGAGATGAAGGAATAGATCTATTGAAGGATAAACAAGCCCTTCAGCGGCTGACAGAGACAGCTGAGAAGGCCAAAATGGAGTTGTCATCTTTAACGCAGACAAATATAAG CTTGCCTTTCATTACTGCGACTGCAGATGGCCCCAAGCACATTGAGACAACACTTACAAGGGTCAAGTTTGAGGAGCTGTGCTCTGATCTCCTTGACAG ACTTAAAACACCAGTTGAAACTTCGTTGAGGGATGCAAAACTCTCCTTTAAAGACCTAGATGAGGTAATACTTGTTGGTGGTTCAACCCGTATACCAGCTGTTCAGGAGCTTGTGAGGAACTTAACCGGAAAGGAACCAAATGTTACAGTCAATCCTGATGAAGTTGTTGCCCTTGGGGCTGCAGTTCAG GCTGGTGTATTAGCTGGAGATGTGAGTGACATCGTATTGTTGGATGTGACACCACTGTCACTGGGTTTAGAGACTCTGGGTGGCGTCATGACAAAGATCATCCCAAGAAATACCACTCTCCCTACCTCTAAGTCGGAGGTGTTCTCAACGGCTGCAGATGGGCAGACAAGTGTGGAGATTAATGTCCTTCAAGGGGAGAGAGAATTTGTTAGAGATAACAAATCTCTTGGCAGTTTCCGTTTGGATGGTATCCCGCCTGCACCACGTGGGGTTCCTCAAATTGAAGTAAAGTTTGACATTGATGCCAATGGTATTCTCTCAGTATATGCTGTTGACAAGGGCACTGGCAAAAAGCAGGACATCACCATTACCGGTGCGAGCACATTGCCCAATGATGAG GTACAAAGAATGGTTAATGAAGCAGAGAAGTTTGCAAAGGAGGACAAGGAGAAGAGAGATGCCATTGACACAAAGAACCAGGCAGATTCCGTAGTCTACCAGACTGAGAAGCAGCTGAAGGAACTGGGAGACAAGGTTCCAGCCCCAGTTAAAGAGAAGGTTGAGGCAAAACTCGGAGAACTCAAGGAAGCTATTTCTGGGGGTTCAACCCAAGCTATTAAGGATGCCATGGCTGCTCTCAACCAGGAAGTCATGCAGCTGGGACAGTCCCTTTATAACCAGCCTGGTGCCCCTGGTACAGGCCCAACAGCACCCGGTGCTGAAGCTGGGCCTGGGCCTTCAGAGTCGTCATCATCATCCGGCAAGGGACCTGAAGGAGATGTTATCGATGCAGATTTCACCGACAGCAAGTGA
- the LOC112176659 gene encoding uncharacterized protein LOC112176659: GGGGQENASSGLGSPKKNRDRIKLLCSYGGKILPRPSDGILKYVGGETRVLAWSRDATFSELMNKLSAVVDGDMVLKYQLIPEDLDALVSVRSDEDVKHMLDEYDRQENQGMSPRLRTFLFPSKPIMIENSSHSLELEQRYIDAINGIVRSSKQQPPSIIGSPHIAGTSSIGNCSSPIASYSPLASFSSACSSPKSGSPEHHFMVVQEANQILQASRFSLPPVMHKVQSSPSLSGNLNLQQYHNLNFAHRHHQGGGGGYHYQQPQSGHYQISRSLSRNSHPHNHSRGGRGSPTPPHMSPRGRSESGSVRSLMGQSRHNSGCSSPRQQNQGPNAGEGNDYCDDPYGYNRVDRAESLPTSPRQC; encoded by the exons GGCGGGGGTGGGCAAGAGAACGCGTCGTCGGGTTTGGGATCGCCGAAGAAGAACAGGGATAGGATCAAGTTGCTGTGCAGCTATGGCGGGAAAATCCTACCTAGACCTTCCGACGGCATCCTAAAGTACGTTGGTGGCGAGACTCGTGTCCTTGCCTGGTCCCGCGACGCAACTTTTTCTG AATTGATGAACAAATTGAGTGCAGTAGTTGATGGGGACATGGTGTTGAAGTACCAGTTAATCCCTGAAGATctggatgccttggtctctgtTCGAAGCGACGAAGATGTAAAGCACATGCTGGACGAATATGATAGACAAGAAAACCAAGGCATGAGTCCTAGGCTAAGGACCTTCTTGTTTCCATCCAAGCCAATCATGATAGAAAACAGCAGCCACTCATTGGAGCTAGAGCAGCGTTACATTGACGCCATCAATGGCATAGTCCGTTCATCGAAACAACAGCCACCCTCAATCATAGGCAGCCCTCACATCGCCGGCACCAGCAGCATTGGGAATTGCAGCAGCCCCATAGCCAGCTACAGCCCCCTTGCTAGCTTTTCCTCTGCTTGTTCTTCCCCCAAGTCAGGATCGCCCGAACACCATTTTATGGTGGTACAAGAAGCTAACCAAATATTACAAGCCAGTAGATTTTCGCTTCCTCCTGTTATGCATAAAGTGCAGAGCTCTCCCAGCCTTTCTGGTAATCTTAATCTTCAACAATACCACAACCTAAACTTTGCTCACCGTCACCACcagggtggtggtggtggatacCATTACCAACAACCCCAAAGTGGCCACTACCAAATCTCTAGAAGCCTATCAAGAAACTCGCACCCCCACAACCACAGTAGAGGTGGTCGAGGCAGTCCCACCCCGCCCCATATGTCTCCCAGGGGAAGATCCGAGTCAGGGAGCGTGAGGAGCTTGATGGGTCAGTCTCGTCATAATTCGGGTTGCAGTAGCCCGAGACAACAAAACCAAGGACCAAATGCAGGAGAAGGCAACGATTATTGTGATGATCCATATGGCTACAACAGGGTTGATAGAGCTGAGAGTCTTCCAACAAGTCCTCGACAATGTTAG
- the LOC112179491 gene encoding shaggy-related protein kinase kappa — translation MASAGSSRSANGFKSSSSSSVDWLGREMLEMRLKDKSDHHHDEDRDSEPDIIDGAGAETGHVIRTTVGGRGGQSRQTVSYISEHVVGTGSFGVVFQAKCRETGEIVAIKKVLQDKRYKNRELQIMQMLDHPNIVSLKHCFFSTTDKEEVYLNLVLEFVPETVYRIARNYSRINQRMPLIYVKLYTYQICRALAYIHNGIGICHRDIKPQNLLVNPHTHQLKLCDFGSAKVLVKGEPNVSYICSRYYRAPELIFGATEYTSAIDIWSTGCVMAELLLGQPLFPGESGVDQLVEIIKVLGTPTREEIKCMNPNYTEFKFPQIKPHPWHKVFQKRLPPEAVDLVCRFFQYSPNLRCTALEACIHTFFDELRDPNTRLPNGRPLPPLFNFKTQELQGIAPDIVNRLIPEHARKQNLFMALHT, via the exons ATGGCATCTGCTGGCAGTTCCAGGTCTGCGAATGGCTTCAAGAGTTCGTCGTCTAGTTCGGTTGACTGGCTCGGTAGGGAGATGCTTGAGATGCGATTGAAGGACAAGTCGGATCATCATCACGATGAGGATAGA GATAGTGAACCTGATATAATTGATGGTGCGGGTGCGGAAACAGGACATGTAATACGCACAACTGTTGGCGGTCGAGGTGGTCAATCTAGACAG ACAGTGAGTTATATTTCAGAACATGTGGTTGGAACTGGCTCTTTTGGGGTTGTTTTCCAG GCGAAATGTAGAGAAACTGGAGAGATTGTTGCTATCAAGAAGGTTCTCCAAGACAAGCGTTACAAGAACCGGGAGTTACAGATTATGCAAATGTTGGATCATCCAAACAttgtttccctaaaacattGCTTCTTTTCAACTACAGACAAAGAAGAGGTTTACTTGAATCTCGTACTTGAATTTGTTCCTGAAACTGTTTACCGTATCGCAAGGAACTATAGCAGGATCAACCAGCGGATGCCTTTAATATATGTTAAACTTTATACCTACCAG ATCTGTCGGGCACTTGCTTATATACATAATGGCATTGGCATCTGTCACCGTGACATCAAGCCTCAAAATTTACTT GTAAATCCACACACACATCAGCTGAAACTTTGTGATTTTGGGAGTGCAAAAGTCTTG GTAAAAGGAGAACCCAATGTGTCTTATATCTGCTCAAGATACTATCGTGCTCCAGAACTGATATTTGGTGCCACTGAGTACACAAGTGCTATTGATATATGGTCTACAGGTTGTGTGATGGCTGAATTGCTTCTTGGACAG CCCCTGTTTCCtggtgaaagtggagttgacCAACTAGTTGAGATCATTAAG GTTTTGGGAACTCCAACGAGGGAGGAGATAAAGTGCATGAATCCAAACTATACTGAATTTAAGTTCCCACAGATAAAGCCTCATCCATGGCACAAG GTATTTCAAAAACGCTTGCCTCCAGAAGCAGTAGATCTTGTTTGTAGGTTTTTTCAGTATTCGCCCAATTTGCGATGCACTGCT TTGGAAGCTTGCATTCACACTTTCTTTGATGAATTGAGAGACCCAAATACCCGCCTTCCTAATGGCCgccctcttcctcctctgtttaATTTCAAAACCCAAG AGCTTCAAGGAATTGCACCTGATATTGTCAATCGACTTATTCCAGAGCATGCCCGTAAGCAGAACTTATTTATGGCTTTGCATACCTAG